In Lepus europaeus isolate LE1 chromosome 19, mLepTim1.pri, whole genome shotgun sequence, the genomic window TAGCATGTGGGAGGGCCAGTGAATTAGTGCTGAGGAAATTTCCAGGCAATGAGTCATCCATGTGGAAATACCAAAAGTGGGACTGCTTGGAGGTCAGAGCAGAAAGATCTGCCCCCAGGCCAACAATCCCAGAGAGTCAAGATGGGCTCTCAATGGACGTGGGCACCCACCCACTGGGTACCCAACCCACTCCCACCAATGCCTCTGTAGGAATCCAGCCCTGGCAGGCCCTAGCCCTTTTATGGCTGTGATGACCCTGCAACAGGCAAAGCCTCCCTCAATCCCTGGAGCCCCAGGTATTCCTAGATGTTGGCAGGTTGTGCTACTTTCTGCAGGCTCTTGGGAATGAGATTCCTACTCATTTGGTTTTTGATGGAATTCTATATGGTAGTTGGACAAGGTCTGTTTCCTTGCTAGTCCTTAGGTGGGTACTGCCTTTAGCCCGTGCAGCCTCCTCTATCAGAACCAGCAATGATATTCGATGGTATCACGCTACCTTATCTCTGAGTCTCCtatcattgtttttctttatgcAGATTCTCTAAGTGGTTCATATTCATCACATCTGCAATGTTCCACTGGCCATAGGGCATGGACATCTTTCAAAGCCATTACTTTATGTTTTCCCTCTGGATCCAAATGTTCACATCTGCCCTGAAtgcaaaataaatgcatttcatCCCGAGGTCCCCCAAAACTTCCCATCCCTTACAATGTATCAACTCAGAACCAAAATCTTATCCAACGTAATCTTTATCTAAGTTGTCTCAATCAGTTTGGGTGAGGCAGTAGGTATATATAACCTATCctggttatatatttatatatatatatataatataaatatatatatttaacttatttaaatatatatatttctatctgTGGACCATAAATCCAGAAAACTAGTTCTGTGCTTCCAAAACAAAGGTGGGACAAACCTAGGATCATAGTTCTAGGAGTGTAatacaaaaagttaatggaaataagacatttattttggagcaaacatTTTTGAGAACCATGCAGTTTTCATGtacatattttccatgtattttctgAAGACTCTTGCATGTAGTtttaaaaggacagaaaaaggaagaggaagaaggaaaggaaacccCACCCCCAGTTCTGAAACTTATCTTGGCAAAGTCCATGAAGTATCACAGCCTGGGAATGTCCATGAATCAGTTTTCCCTCTTGTGCTCATAGCTTTGTATCATACTCCTTTTTTAGGAAAGGTAGTTAAGGGTTTTACGGATCAGATTTCTCAGCcactttttatatacagaatgcTGAAAGCCCTACACTCTTGAATTTCATACTAATCCTCCCTTTAGATCAATGGTGACAGTCTCTATCAGTATGCAACAGGGATTCACCCCActagacagattttttttctgcacattttttttctcagaaaatcTTGTACCTATTATTAGCTTTTGCTGATATGACTGAAGGACGTCTTTAAACATACCACATACTCTCAGACCGTACTGAGGGGACCTCAATATGGTCACGGTCTCTCTGAACAGTTGTGTAACAGAATACTATGATCTTTTGATCTGAGATAGTAGGAAAATGTGCAGTCCTACCCTATTTCTTTAGAACATACTTTCCTGacagtaaattttttattttttatttttccagttaGGAGACTGAGAATTTCTCAGTCTTGGGTCTTTTCTGCTTCACAGTACTTTCCTATCTATCACACTTTACTAGAATCCATAAGAAATGGTCAGATTTTTCAATATTCTTGTTTAAATTGTCCTCAGCTAAATATGCAACTCACACATGAATATTTGCTGCTGCAGCTCtccttttaacatttaaaaatttggggGAAGACTCCAAAAGCCAACTAAGATGAACACAGATAAGTTGTGATGTAGTCAtacaaaatacttaaaacatGAACTATTCATACAACACAAATCTCAATTATGTTGCatgaaaaaggcaaaaaatataCTTCAGTTACACATACATAAAACTctagaaaagagaaatttatctATGGTGAAGAATAATCAACAGTGGCCTAGAGATTAGGGGATGTTAGAAAGGACACAAAGAGAGATTGAGGGGCTGTAAGTTACAAGTTAACTTTGAGGGCAATGGGTATGTCCAACATCATTGCTAAAACAATGGTTTCACAGATATCTATAGATGTCAAGACTTACTAAACTATACTTTCTGTGCATTATATTCTACACTGATTATACTTCAAAATCTGGTCTCCCACTTCTATTGGAAAACCAGATGATTGGTTATTACCTCTACCATTTCACTCCAGACGCCTTGGGAGGttagtctctttctctgtagtaaaactggcaaaaaaaaaaaaaaaaaaaaaaaaaatcggataaAGTCACCAAGAACACTGGGTGGTCATAAAAGCTACATCTTTAGACCACAATCTTTCTCTACTCACAGCAAAGACATCAGGTACAGATTCCAGGAAGGCATAGGAATCAGGAAACCTACATTGTTTCCAGTACCTGTGATTCTGACAGTGAATGATATAGCATTGGGAACAGAATTTCTGCTCACCCCAATTCCATAAAGCCATAGTGACTAGTGTTTTGACAATGGGCACTTCCCCTAATAGCTTACTGCAGTCTTCCCAATCCCTATAATTCACACTCAGTGTCTCTATCAGTTATGTTTCTCTCCTGGGCACTTTCATTGGTGACCTAAAGAAGGAGCTTCTGTCCTTAGGGAACACAACAACTTAGCAGGTCCTTGGGGACAGCTTCCTCTAAGAAATCATGGGAAACACGGGACATACACTAACAAGACACCCCATCTATGCTGCTCCCAAATATACCGTAGGTTGTAATAAAGCAACATCCTCTTCAAGGTGACGAATGGGCCCACAAATAATTCCAATCCAGGCAAATCAGCCCCAGAAAGATCTGAATTCTTACCTAAGAAGCTAACAAGTCAGCAATGGAGATAAGAGACCTGGACTCAGAACTCTTCTCCCCCAATCCATTGTCCCACTGAGGCACACTGGGAGGCCCCCACAATGCTGTTTTATCTTTCCAGTTGGACAGGGCCTAATTTTGTTTCCAATCACTCCAGTGAAAGAACCCTCAAGATTCTATGTGGCTTATTAAGGCCTTTATTATCACAAACCACAGCAGCATGAGGTAAGTACTTTTCCAGACTGAGTGACTTGGAGGCTGGAAAAAATCCATCCCAAGTATCATGTGAAGTCCTCGTAGAAAGTGTATCTGGTCTGCAAGTCACCAGCAGAACACAGCTCAGGTCCTCTTGGCTGAAGATGGGTCATTTCCACACCTATACCAGAGAGGATGGAATGAGgacccttccccccacccccacattgtTCTCAGGTGTCCCATGATTCCTTCCAGGTGTTGGAGACAAAATACAAAGTCTCACCTTCCCTGAGGGTGTGGGAGTGACCTGTGGCTTCAGCCACGGATAATGACAGTGACATTACTCTAGCAAGGAACTTGAGGTCAGAATGTGCAATATAATTCCTGAAGGCTTTCCATGttacctggcactcatatggtatCTCTCTCTGCATGGATGTTGACATATATGAGGTTCTACATCTGCTAGAAATGTCCTGCTGTGTTAAAAGCACTCCTAAAGCCTTCCTGCTGTATGAATTTTCTGGTGCCGAATGAGGTGGGAGCTTAAGCTgtaggcttttccacattcactGCACTCATATGGCCTTTCTCCAGTGTGAACCCTTTGATGCCGAACAAGGTGGGAGGTTCTGATGAAGTCTTTCCCACATTTGCTGCATACAAAAGGCCTTTCACCAGTGTGAACTCTCTGATGTGCAATAAAGTCAGAGCTCCGGCTAAAGAATTTCCCACATTCAATGCACTCAAAAGGCTTTGTctcagtgtgaattctctgatgcttaATAAGGGTGTATTTGTGGCCAAAGGACTTCCCACAATCATTGCAATCGTAAGGATTTTCTCCAGTGTGAATACTCTCATGCTGAACAAGTGTGGATTTGTGTCTGAAGACTTTCCCACAATCGCTACACTTGTAAGGCCTTGCTCCATTGTGAACTCTCTGGTGCACAGTTAAATTGGagtgatgactgaagtacttcCCACACTCGCCACACTTGTAAGGCATTTCTCCAGTATGGATTCTCTTGTGCTGAGTGAGGTTGTCTTTTCgactgaaggctttcccacattcactGCATTCGTAAGGCCTCTCTCCAGTATGGATCCTCTGGTGCTGCACAAGTGTGGCTTTGCggctgaaggctttcccacactcactACACTTGTAAGGCTTTTCTCCACTATGAATTCTCTGGTGCTGGATAAGTGTGTCCTTGCGGCCAAAAGCTTTCCCACACTCACTGCACTGGTAGTGCATTTGTCCTGCATCAAAGGCCTCCCCGCTCCCAGTGCTCCTGGATGTCTTCCTCTTTCTATGAGTGGCCTTTTGCTGGTGAGCACTCAAACTAGCCTGGGATTTCTTCTGTTCCTCATCACATGTGAGAGGCTTCTCTGACAGATGAGGCTCTTCACAAACTCTTCTGTTCTTCACAAAGACGACCTTGCTTTCACCCCTCTGTAAATGTTTCTCTACACTGTAATGCTTCTTGTACTGGTCAAAGTTTGCACTGAACCAGAATTGTCTGCCACATGCCCCACATATGTAAGGTCTCAGCTTGTGGTGTGCTCTCTGGTGTTCATCCAGGCATAAAATATCATTCAAGACAGGGCCACATAAATCACAAGGGTGAGCTATCTGGATGGACGAGCCTGTCTTAGAAGCACTAACACGTGTCACTTCTACAGAAATGTTCTGTGTAGAAGGTGCCTCTTCATCCTTCACTTCTTGTTGACAACCTGAAAGCAGAAAAATACTGGTGATGTACATGCACATATTGACTCTAGGGACAGGGAGGCAACACCTAACAAATGTGTGTCTAGTATACCCAGGATTAAGTCCACGGGGCTTCTGGCAGAATAGGGCTAGGATCAGGTTGAAGATAGATCAGTGGAGCAGTGGATCTGAGGGTCATAAGAAGAATGTCTCATGAGGGACAAAGGGTGTAGGGCAGGGAGGCAGTCTCCAGCTTAATCCTCTGCAAATTACTTTAACCAGGACCTTGGGTGGCTACTGGTACCAGGTGAGCTCTATCAAGAAATGTGCATCCAGGCCCAGGAAAATCTGATTAGAACTGCGTACCTTATGCTCAAGCATTACTTAAAAATATGTGTTCAtggcgccagtgctgtggtatagcaggaagctcctggctcctggctttggcctggcccagatttagctgttgtggtcatctgaagagtgaaccagcagatggaagatctcctgtctctgcctctctgtaaacttgattttcaaataaatacatctttcaaataaatacacatctTATGACACATTATCGtagtcccatattggagaacaCTGCAGAGGGAGCAATAGGGAGACCTCTGGCAGAAAGTCAGAATTGAAATAATAAGGATAttcagaacagagagaaagagacagaaataaggTATGGCCTTCGCATCAATTAATGACAGTATAAGACAGGTTTCTATAACCACTGGAACACAACCCCAAAGTCACACCCTACCCCAGTCCTTACTCACCCGAGCCTGTCCAAGCCCCTTCTGCTGTGGCAAGAGTCATGCCCTCTCAGGCACCCAGAGTTCTTTCCCTTGCTACCACTCAGCAACAAAAGAGAACCTGGAAGACACAAGTCATAAGAAACAGACCGGACAGTGAATGTGAAAGCACTAAACCAGAGTAACCTAGCCATGAAAAATCACAAGAAATACTGTTTGCAGGAGCAGCCtagtgggtgtcccaagaagtgACTGTGACAACTAAAATTCATGACACGGAAAGACCCAAGGAAACACCAATTAAAATATgtccagaggggccagtgctgtggcatagcgggaaaagct contains:
- the ZNF134 gene encoding zinc finger protein 134 gives rise to the protein MTLATAEGAWTGSGCQQEVKDEEAPSTQNISVEVTRVSASKTGSSIQIAHPCDLCGPVLNDILCLDEHQRAHHKLRPYICGACGRQFWFSANFDQYKKHYSVEKHLQRGESKVVFVKNRRVCEEPHLSEKPLTCDEEQKKSQASLSAHQQKATHRKRKTSRSTGSGEAFDAGQMHYQCSECGKAFGRKDTLIQHQRIHSGEKPYKCSECGKAFSRKATLVQHQRIHTGERPYECSECGKAFSRKDNLTQHKRIHTGEMPYKCGECGKYFSHHSNLTVHQRVHNGARPYKCSDCGKVFRHKSTLVQHESIHTGENPYDCNDCGKSFGHKYTLIKHQRIHTETKPFECIECGKFFSRSSDFIAHQRVHTGERPFVCSKCGKDFIRTSHLVRHQRVHTGERPYECSECGKAYSLSSHLIRHQKIHTAGRL